The Pseudomonas triclosanedens genome has a window encoding:
- the hlyD gene encoding secretion protein HlyD — MKTPNLLSRKTRWVVIAVVVLALGGALAFWLSRDHGQQDALRLYGNVDIREVQLAFRQPGRVMQMAFDEGDAVSAGARLATLDAQPYREALAAAQAQVQVAQAELAKLRRGLRPQEITQAREALRQAQALATETERNFKRQSGLLASGASSQRTVDAARTARDQAAAGVEAAKAALSQASEGFRKEDIAAAEARLAAAQAAAAQATTALADTELMAPSSGTVIARVREPGSMVASQSAVYSLSLDKPVYVRAYVGESDLGRIAPGTVVRVKSDSSEKVYRGQIGFISPRAEFTPKTVETTDLRTDLVYRLRIVIDEADSDSALRQGMPVTIAVDAKPGLSARVGER, encoded by the coding sequence ATGAAAACTCCAAACCTCCTTTCCAGAAAAACCCGTTGGGTCGTGATCGCCGTTGTCGTGCTCGCTCTTGGCGGCGCACTGGCGTTCTGGCTGTCGCGCGACCATGGACAACAAGATGCATTGCGCCTCTACGGCAACGTCGACATCCGCGAGGTGCAACTGGCCTTCCGTCAGCCCGGGCGCGTGATGCAAATGGCTTTCGATGAGGGCGATGCCGTCAGTGCCGGTGCGCGGCTGGCGACGCTCGACGCGCAGCCGTATCGGGAAGCCCTTGCGGCAGCGCAGGCCCAGGTGCAAGTGGCGCAGGCGGAACTGGCCAAGCTTCGCCGCGGTCTGCGACCGCAGGAAATCACCCAGGCGCGCGAGGCCCTCAGGCAGGCCCAGGCGCTCGCCACCGAAACCGAGCGCAATTTCAAACGCCAGAGTGGCCTGCTGGCATCGGGCGCCAGCAGCCAGCGTACGGTCGATGCCGCCCGCACGGCGCGAGACCAGGCAGCCGCTGGCGTCGAAGCAGCGAAGGCGGCCCTGTCGCAAGCATCCGAAGGTTTCCGCAAGGAAGACATCGCCGCGGCAGAAGCTCGCCTTGCGGCCGCACAGGCCGCCGCAGCGCAAGCCACGACAGCCTTGGCGGACACCGAGTTGATGGCGCCCAGTAGCGGAACCGTCATCGCACGGGTGCGCGAGCCCGGCAGCATGGTTGCAAGCCAGAGCGCGGTCTACAGCCTGAGCCTGGACAAGCCAGTTTACGTGCGCGCCTACGTGGGCGAGTCGGACTTGGGACGCATCGCGCCCGGTACTGTGGTACGCGTCAAAAGCGATTCATCAGAGAAGGTCTATCGCGGCCAGATCGGCTTCATCTCGCCACGCGCCGAGTTCACCCCCAAGACGGTGGAAACGACGGATTTGCGCACGGATCTGGTGTACCGCCTGCGCATCGTCATCGACGAAGCCGACAGCGACAGTGCCTTGCGGCAGGGCATGCCGGTGACGATAGCGGTCGATGCCAAACCAGGCCTCAGCGCGCGCGTGGGGGAACGTTAA
- a CDS encoding TetR/AcrR family transcriptional regulator — protein sequence MSGHSKHLPADERRAATVEAVVDLAAEQNPSDITTTAIAQRMGLTQGALFRHFPTKDAILQAVMSWVTERLLARVDKAAEGTTSPVAALEAVFMTHIDFVSEHPGVPRMLFGELQRPGETLPKRMVQTLIQHYGERLHRLLEAGKAQGELDAGLDVNAAAVLFIGTIQGLVMQSLLAGKVCRIRRDAPAVFAIYRRGIESNT from the coding sequence ATGAGTGGACACTCCAAGCATCTACCGGCCGATGAGCGGCGCGCGGCCACAGTCGAGGCGGTGGTCGACTTGGCCGCCGAGCAGAACCCCAGCGACATCACGACCACAGCCATCGCACAGCGTATGGGGCTGACCCAGGGGGCGCTGTTTCGTCACTTCCCGACCAAGGACGCCATCCTGCAGGCGGTGATGTCCTGGGTCACGGAACGCCTGCTGGCTCGGGTGGACAAGGCAGCAGAAGGCACTACGTCTCCGGTCGCAGCCCTTGAGGCGGTCTTCATGACGCATATCGACTTCGTGTCCGAGCACCCGGGTGTGCCGAGGATGCTCTTCGGCGAATTGCAGCGACCTGGAGAGACCCTGCCCAAGCGAATGGTGCAGACCTTGATTCAGCACTACGGCGAGCGGTTGCATCGCCTGCTCGAAGCCGGCAAGGCGCAGGGCGAACTGGATGCGGGACTGGATGTGAATGCCGCCGCCGTGTTGTTCATCGGCACGATCCAGGGACTGGTCATGCAGTCGCTGTTGGCGGGCAAGGTCTGTCGCATCCGCCGTGACGCACCAGCCGTGTTTGCCATCTATCGCCGTGGCATCGAAAGCAACACATGA
- a CDS encoding LysR family transcriptional regulator, whose amino-acid sequence MELRHLRCFVAVAEELHFARAAERLHIEQSPLSRAIKELEEELGVMLFARTTRSTRLTHAGTLFLEHVRRVFAALEQARESVKAAANGFHGQLRVALSDGITPSRLPTLLALCRQEEPEVEIRFFEVSLSQQIKGLHDDLYDVGFAQSDEVGDGIVTLPAWSDALMVAVPARHPLLAHKRIPLDELLRYPLVLCDPQVCEGHAKHVERVLRRADMEPLIAERVATCDLMMALVSAGFALGLAGAAHIAASREPGVVARPLASRVPPLTTYLLRLDGDPSDELTRFIERVQTIESQETPRAIRGRNPDPPEELMP is encoded by the coding sequence ATGGAGCTGCGCCATCTTCGGTGCTTCGTCGCCGTCGCCGAAGAACTCCACTTCGCGCGCGCCGCCGAGCGGCTGCACATCGAGCAGTCGCCGCTGTCGCGGGCCATCAAGGAACTGGAAGAAGAACTCGGCGTGATGCTGTTTGCCCGCACCACGCGCAGTACGCGGCTGACCCATGCCGGAACATTGTTCTTGGAACATGTGCGTCGTGTGTTTGCTGCCTTGGAGCAAGCGCGAGAGAGCGTGAAAGCAGCGGCAAACGGTTTTCACGGGCAGTTGCGCGTGGCCTTGTCGGACGGCATCACGCCGTCGCGCCTGCCGACCTTACTGGCGTTGTGTCGCCAGGAAGAACCCGAGGTCGAGATCCGCTTTTTCGAGGTGTCACTATCGCAGCAGATCAAAGGGCTGCATGATGATCTGTACGACGTGGGGTTTGCCCAATCCGACGAGGTGGGCGACGGCATAGTCACTTTGCCCGCTTGGAGCGATGCACTCATGGTGGCAGTGCCGGCCCGGCATCCACTGCTGGCCCACAAGCGTATTCCCTTGGACGAGTTGCTGCGCTACCCGCTGGTCTTGTGCGATCCGCAAGTGTGTGAGGGCCACGCCAAGCACGTTGAACGAGTGCTGCGTCGTGCTGACATGGAACCGCTGATCGCAGAACGGGTTGCCACGTGCGATCTGATGATGGCACTGGTATCGGCCGGCTTCGCGCTTGGACTAGCGGGCGCTGCACACATTGCCGCCAGCCGTGAACCGGGCGTCGTAGCTCGGCCGCTGGCGTCGCGAGTGCCGCCACTGACGACCTACTTGCTCCGTCTCGACGGCGATCCGTCTGACGAACTGACACGTTTTATTGAGCGCGTGCAGACCATCGAGTCGCAGGAAACTCCTAGGGCCATACGAGGCCGAAACCCTGATCCCCCGGAGGAATTGATGCCATGA
- a CDS encoding EexN family lipoprotein has protein sequence MKKAIPFLLAAILTACGQSETPQKAISSEPDIPTVEELAANPERLKELRQQCKTDRPKLGDVLCNRVAEATRKRFYGDGETPYTPPKESPKF, from the coding sequence ATGAAGAAGGCCATCCCATTCTTGTTGGCGGCCATCCTGACCGCCTGCGGTCAGTCCGAGACGCCTCAGAAGGCCATCAGTTCAGAACCGGACATCCCGACAGTGGAAGAACTGGCGGCCAACCCCGAACGGCTCAAAGAACTGCGCCAGCAATGCAAAACCGACCGCCCGAAGCTCGGCGACGTGCTGTGCAACCGGGTGGCCGAGGCCACGCGCAAGCGGTTCTACGGCGATGGCGAAACCCCTTACACGCCGCCGAAGGAATCGCCCAAGTTCTGA
- a CDS encoding conjugal transfer protein TraG gives MQGTNVLFGQIAVVFGIVIAGVWGATQWTAAALGYQVRLGSPWFDFLGTSIYHPWKLFEWWFFFGAYAPEVFDTGGAIAGASGMVAVGVAIAMSVWRSRQARLVTTYGSARWANAQDIRKAGLTQPAGVFLGQHDRQYLRHEGPEHVLTFAPTRSGKGVGLVVPTLLSWPASAVIHDIKGENWQITAGWRSRFSHCLLFNPTDAKSAAYNPLLEVRRGAHEVRDAQNIADILVDPEGALEKRNHWEKTSHALLVGAILHVLYAGEDKTLRGVANFLSDPASPFELTLHRMMTTPHLGDGPHSVVASAAREVLNKSDNERSGVLSTAMSFLGLYRDPTVAEVTSRCDWRIADLIAAEHPVSLYLVVPPSDISRTKPLIRLILNQIGRRLTESLDGSDGIERRHKLLLMLDEFPALGRLDFFETALAFMAGYGIRSFLIAQSLNQIDKAYGQNHSILDNCHVRVTFATNDERTAKRISETLGTATELRAQRNYAGHRLAPWLGHLMVSRQETARPLLTPGEVMQLPPDEAVVMVSSVAPIKAKKLRYYTDANFKRRVLPPPMLAEGQYADAPPSRPDDWSGLAIPSVPAAPATASADGLENLGSVDDGGPRRQPELSETVAYDPELAAPAADLALLDDDDDLPLPLPRQLDPAMQRTARLASLDPNDGIEL, from the coding sequence ATGCAAGGGACGAACGTGCTGTTCGGTCAGATCGCCGTGGTATTCGGCATCGTGATCGCCGGAGTGTGGGGCGCCACACAATGGACAGCAGCGGCCCTTGGCTACCAAGTACGCCTTGGCTCGCCCTGGTTCGACTTTCTTGGCACGTCGATCTACCACCCGTGGAAGCTGTTTGAGTGGTGGTTTTTCTTCGGCGCTTATGCGCCGGAAGTCTTCGACACCGGCGGCGCCATTGCCGGTGCCAGCGGCATGGTCGCCGTGGGCGTCGCCATCGCCATGTCGGTATGGCGCTCGCGCCAAGCGCGCCTAGTCACGACTTACGGCTCTGCGCGCTGGGCCAACGCGCAGGACATTCGCAAGGCTGGCCTCACACAGCCGGCCGGCGTGTTCCTGGGCCAGCACGATCGCCAGTATCTGCGGCATGAAGGCCCGGAACACGTCCTGACCTTCGCGCCCACGCGCTCGGGTAAGGGCGTGGGCCTGGTAGTGCCCACCTTGTTGAGCTGGCCCGCGTCGGCCGTCATTCACGACATCAAGGGCGAGAACTGGCAGATCACCGCAGGCTGGCGCTCGCGCTTCTCGCATTGCCTGCTGTTCAACCCGACCGATGCGAAGTCGGCTGCCTACAACCCGCTTCTGGAAGTGCGGCGCGGCGCGCATGAAGTGCGCGACGCGCAGAACATCGCGGACATTCTGGTCGATCCCGAAGGTGCGCTGGAGAAGCGCAACCATTGGGAAAAGACCAGCCACGCGCTGTTGGTCGGTGCGATCTTGCATGTGCTCTACGCCGGCGAGGACAAGACGCTGCGCGGCGTCGCCAACTTCCTGTCCGACCCGGCCAGCCCGTTCGAGCTGACCTTGCACCGGATGATGACCACGCCGCACCTGGGCGATGGGCCGCATTCGGTCGTCGCCTCTGCGGCGCGCGAAGTGCTCAACAAATCGGACAACGAGCGTTCTGGCGTGTTGAGCACCGCCATGTCGTTCCTCGGCCTGTACCGCGACCCGACGGTGGCCGAAGTCACCTCGCGCTGCGATTGGCGCATCGCCGATCTGATCGCTGCCGAGCATCCGGTATCGCTGTACCTGGTGGTACCGCCTTCGGACATTTCGCGGACGAAGCCGCTCATTCGCCTGATCCTCAACCAGATCGGGCGGCGCCTCACCGAATCGCTCGATGGCTCCGATGGCATCGAGCGCCGCCACAAGCTGCTGCTGATGCTCGATGAGTTCCCGGCGCTGGGGCGCCTGGACTTCTTCGAGACGGCGCTGGCCTTCATGGCGGGCTACGGCATCCGCAGCTTCCTCATTGCGCAGTCGCTCAACCAGATCGACAAGGCGTATGGGCAAAACCACTCCATCCTCGACAACTGCCATGTGCGCGTGACGTTCGCCACGAACGACGAGCGCACCGCCAAACGGATCTCCGAGACGCTGGGCACGGCCACCGAGCTGCGCGCCCAGCGCAACTACGCGGGCCACCGGCTCGCGCCGTGGCTGGGCCACCTGATGGTGTCGCGCCAGGAAACCGCGCGCCCGCTGCTGACGCCGGGCGAAGTCATGCAGCTTCCGCCTGACGAGGCCGTGGTGATGGTGTCCAGCGTGGCGCCGATCAAGGCGAAGAAGCTGCGCTACTACACGGACGCCAATTTCAAGCGTCGCGTGCTGCCACCGCCCATGCTGGCGGAAGGGCAGTACGCCGACGCGCCGCCGTCGCGGCCCGACGACTGGAGCGGGCTGGCGATTCCGTCCGTGCCCGCTGCGCCTGCCACGGCATCCGCCGATGGCCTGGAGAACTTGGGTTCGGTCGACGACGGCGGTCCGCGCCGTCAGCCCGAACTCTCCGAAACCGTCGCTTACGACCCCGAGCTGGCCGCTCCCGCGGCCGACCTTGCGCTGCTCGATGACGACGACGACCTGCCGCTTCCCCTTCCGCGCCAGCTCGATCCAGCCATGCAGCGCACGGCCCGGCTGGCTTCCCTCGACCCCAACGACGGAATCGAGCTATGA
- a CDS encoding ribbon-helix-helix protein, CopG family, which produces MSHYRLNLFIQPEHAKRLDELAAKKGVSKSSIVAAALASWLSPDAADQREAAIAKRLDRLSRQAERMERDQNIAIETLALFIRYYLTVSTPVPEAHQDAARAQGKARFEQFTEQLGRHLLRGRSLVRDVVEELHPDPMRMEDAAAAAQAQERAS; this is translated from the coding sequence ATGAGCCACTACCGCCTCAACCTGTTCATCCAGCCGGAGCACGCCAAGCGCCTGGACGAGCTGGCCGCCAAGAAAGGCGTGTCCAAGTCGTCCATCGTCGCGGCGGCGCTCGCATCGTGGTTGTCGCCCGATGCCGCCGACCAGCGCGAGGCGGCCATCGCCAAGCGGCTGGATCGCCTGTCCCGCCAAGCCGAGCGCATGGAGCGCGACCAGAACATCGCCATCGAAACGCTGGCGCTGTTCATCCGTTACTACCTGACCGTCAGCACGCCAGTTCCCGAGGCGCACCAAGACGCGGCACGCGCGCAGGGCAAAGCACGCTTCGAGCAGTTCACCGAGCAGCTTGGCCGCCACCTGCTGCGCGGTCGCAGTCTGGTGCGCGACGTGGTGGAGGAACTGCATCCCGACCCGATGCGGATGGAGGACGCGGCGGCAGCCGCGCAAGCGCAGGAGCGTGCGTCATGA
- the trbB gene encoding P-type conjugative transfer ATPase TrbB: MSAVPQSMGATSLDRRIQMLRTAMGPLIAAALEDPDVVEVMLNPDHTLWVDRLSSGRAPMGVELPEADGERIIRLVAAHVGAEVHRGQPLLSAELPETGERFEGILPPAAPGPAFALRKRAIGVIPLERYVIDGMMTSAQAGFLVRAVRERQNVLIAGATSSGKTTLANALLAEIAATGDRVLVLEDTVELQCAARDHVPLRTRAGVVSMTELVRSSMRLRPDRVVVGEVRGAEALDLIKVWGTGHPGGIATIHAGSALGALLRLEQLILEVAVNPPRALIAEAVNVVIHIAGRGRKRRIESIARVVGFDGVGYQLADALETPFPELPPLPDAAPAAATSPSLDLSGELP; encoded by the coding sequence ATGAGCGCCGTTCCACAGTCCATGGGTGCCACGTCGCTCGACCGCCGCATCCAGATGCTGCGCACGGCGATGGGGCCGCTGATCGCCGCCGCGCTCGAAGACCCGGACGTGGTGGAGGTGATGCTGAATCCTGATCACACGCTTTGGGTGGATCGGCTTTCCAGTGGGCGCGCGCCGATGGGCGTGGAACTACCCGAGGCGGACGGCGAGCGAATCATCCGACTGGTCGCGGCCCACGTCGGCGCAGAAGTGCATCGCGGCCAGCCGCTGCTATCCGCCGAGCTGCCCGAAACGGGCGAGCGCTTCGAGGGCATCTTGCCGCCCGCCGCGCCGGGGCCGGCCTTCGCCCTGCGCAAGCGCGCCATCGGCGTGATTCCGCTGGAGCGGTACGTCATCGACGGGATGATGACCAGCGCGCAAGCGGGCTTTCTCGTTCGCGCCGTGCGCGAGCGGCAGAACGTGCTGATCGCCGGCGCCACCAGCAGCGGCAAAACCACGCTCGCCAATGCGCTGCTCGCCGAGATCGCCGCCACGGGCGACCGCGTGCTGGTGCTCGAAGACACGGTGGAACTGCAATGCGCGGCCCGCGACCACGTTCCGCTGCGCACGCGCGCAGGCGTGGTGTCCATGACCGAGCTAGTGCGCTCGTCCATGCGCCTGCGGCCTGATCGCGTCGTCGTTGGCGAAGTGCGCGGCGCCGAGGCGCTGGATCTCATCAAGGTGTGGGGCACGGGCCACCCCGGCGGCATCGCCACGATCCACGCCGGCTCCGCACTCGGTGCGCTGCTGCGCCTGGAGCAACTGATTCTCGAAGTGGCGGTGAACCCGCCCCGTGCGCTGATCGCCGAGGCAGTCAACGTGGTGATCCACATAGCCGGGCGCGGGCGCAAACGCCGCATCGAGAGCATCGCCCGCGTCGTCGGCTTCGACGGCGTGGGCTACCAACTGGCGGATGCACTGGAAACGCCGTTTCCCGAGCTGCCGCCACTTCCCGATGCCGCACCCGCTGCGGCGACCTCCCCATCCCTCGACCTTTCTGGAGAACTTCCATGA
- a CDS encoding TrbC/VirB2 family protein produces MTTHAHAFRVSVNPLFHLSSLTRLRSLARPAGQGLLLAALMLLLAGTAQAAGSSMPWEGPLQSILESIQGPVARIVAVIIIIATGLALAFGDTSGGFRKLIQIVFGLSIAFAASSFFLSFFSFSGGAVV; encoded by the coding sequence ATGACGACGCACGCCCATGCTTTCCGTGTTTCCGTAAATCCGCTTTTCCACCTGTCCAGCCTCACGCGGTTACGCAGCCTGGCCCGCCCTGCGGGGCAAGGGCTGCTACTGGCCGCGCTGATGCTGCTCCTGGCAGGCACCGCGCAGGCCGCCGGTTCCTCGATGCCGTGGGAAGGCCCGCTGCAATCCATCCTCGAATCCATCCAGGGGCCGGTGGCGCGCATCGTCGCCGTCATCATCATCATCGCCACGGGCCTCGCGCTCGCGTTCGGCGACACGTCCGGCGGATTCCGCAAGCTGATCCAGATCGTCTTCGGTCTGTCCATCGCCTTCGCCGCTTCGAGCTTCTTCCTGTCGTTCTTCAGCTTCTCCGGCGGGGCGGTCGTATGA
- a CDS encoding VirB3 family type IV secretion system protein: MSAPDAFADGFEVPLHRSLTEPILLGGAPRTVAIANGTLAAAVGLGLQLWIPGVVLWIVGHSLAVWGARVDPQFMQVFARHIKHRPLLDV, encoded by the coding sequence ATGAGTGCCCCGGACGCCTTCGCGGACGGCTTCGAGGTGCCGCTGCATCGCTCGCTGACCGAGCCGATTCTGCTGGGCGGTGCGCCGCGCACCGTGGCGATCGCCAACGGTACGCTGGCCGCCGCTGTCGGCCTGGGCCTGCAACTGTGGATTCCCGGCGTGGTGCTCTGGATCGTCGGCCATTCGCTGGCGGTGTGGGGTGCGCGCGTTGATCCGCAGTTCATGCAGGTCTTCGCCCGGCACATCAAGCACCGCCCGCTGCTGGACGTGTGA
- the trbE gene encoding conjugal transfer protein TrbE gives MLNLAEYRQRPALLADWLPWAGLVAPGVVLNKDGSFQRTARFRGPDLDSATQGELVATSARLNNALRRMGSGWALFIEAERRPAADYPHSEFPEPLSWVVEEERRAAFEELGNHFESGYHLTLLYLPPEESRARAAKMLYENTPTNGVDWRERLQAFVAETDRVFDLLDGVMPEIDWLDDAQTLTYLHATISTRRYRVGVPEVPFHIDALLTDSPLVGGLAPMLGDQHLRVVSVRGFPTSTWPGILDDLNRLGFAYRWSTRFLCLDKAEAERELARLRRQWFAKRKNVIALLRETIFQQESPLVDTDANNKAADADAALQELGSDQVAFGYLTATVTVTDEDAAVADEKLRMVERAIQGRGFVTIPETLNAVDAWLSSIPGNAYANVRQPIVSTLNLAHMMPVSAVWAGPEKNDHLDGPPLIVTRTDGATPFRLVTHIGDVGHTLVAGPTGMGKSVLLATLAMQFRRYRGSRIFAFDMGRSMRAAILGLGGEHYDLGTDGEIAFQPLARIDREGYRTWAAEWIEGRLLHEGVAVGPDEKAAIWSALGSLAGAPLEQRTMTGLSVLLQSNALRQALSPYVLGGAHGKLLDADHDRMGMADVQCFEMEELMHSKAAVMAVLHYLFARFDERFDGAPTLLILDEAWLFLDDPAFAARIRQWLKTLRKKNVSVIFATQSLADIKDSSIAPAIIESCASRIFLPNPQATEPQIRTIYEGFGLNKRQIEIVATAQPKRDYYYQSRLGNRLFDLDLGPAALAFAGASTPQDQRDIDRVLLDAGVPGFAGAWLRHRGLDWAADLLPSFPGLAPGSLADQPQENLP, from the coding sequence ATGCTGAACCTCGCCGAATACCGCCAGCGCCCAGCCTTGCTTGCCGACTGGCTGCCCTGGGCCGGGCTGGTCGCACCGGGCGTCGTCTTGAACAAGGACGGCAGTTTCCAGCGCACGGCCCGGTTTCGCGGGCCTGACCTCGACAGCGCGACGCAAGGCGAGTTGGTTGCCACGTCGGCGCGGTTGAACAACGCGCTGCGCCGCATGGGATCGGGCTGGGCGCTATTCATCGAAGCCGAGCGCCGGCCTGCGGCCGACTATCCGCACTCGGAGTTTCCCGAGCCGCTTTCGTGGGTGGTGGAGGAAGAACGCCGGGCCGCCTTCGAGGAATTGGGCAATCACTTCGAGAGCGGCTATCACCTGACGCTGCTTTACCTGCCGCCGGAAGAATCCCGCGCCCGTGCAGCCAAGATGCTCTACGAGAACACGCCGACGAATGGCGTGGACTGGCGCGAGCGGCTGCAAGCCTTCGTCGCGGAAACGGATCGCGTCTTTGACCTGCTCGACGGCGTGATGCCGGAGATTGACTGGCTCGATGACGCGCAGACGCTGACCTACCTGCACGCGACCATCTCGACGCGGCGCTATCGCGTCGGCGTGCCCGAAGTGCCGTTCCACATCGACGCGCTGCTGACCGACTCGCCGCTGGTCGGTGGCCTGGCGCCCATGCTGGGCGACCAGCACCTGCGCGTGGTGTCGGTGCGGGGCTTCCCGACCTCGACCTGGCCGGGGATTCTGGACGACCTCAACCGCCTTGGCTTTGCGTACCGCTGGAGCACGCGCTTTCTCTGCCTCGACAAAGCCGAGGCGGAAAGAGAACTCGCCCGCCTGCGCCGCCAGTGGTTCGCCAAGCGCAAGAACGTCATCGCGCTGCTACGCGAAACGATCTTCCAGCAGGAAAGCCCGCTGGTCGATACCGACGCCAACAACAAGGCCGCCGACGCCGACGCTGCCTTGCAGGAGCTGGGCAGCGATCAAGTTGCCTTCGGCTATCTGACGGCGACCGTCACCGTCACGGACGAGGACGCCGCCGTCGCAGACGAGAAGTTGCGCATGGTGGAGCGCGCCATCCAGGGCCGGGGCTTCGTCACCATCCCCGAAACGCTCAATGCCGTGGATGCCTGGCTGTCTTCGATCCCTGGCAACGCCTATGCGAACGTGCGCCAGCCCATCGTCTCGACGCTGAACCTGGCGCACATGATGCCGGTGTCGGCGGTATGGGCCGGGCCAGAGAAGAACGACCACCTCGACGGCCCGCCGCTGATCGTCACGCGCACCGATGGCGCGACGCCGTTCCGGCTGGTGACGCACATCGGCGACGTGGGCCACACGCTGGTCGCAGGCCCGACCGGCATGGGCAAGTCGGTCTTGCTCGCCACGCTGGCGATGCAGTTCCGCCGCTATCGCGGCTCGCGCATCTTCGCCTTCGACATGGGCCGCTCCATGCGGGCCGCCATCCTCGGCCTGGGCGGCGAACACTACGACCTGGGCACGGATGGCGAAATCGCCTTCCAGCCGCTCGCGCGCATCGACCGCGAGGGCTACCGCACCTGGGCCGCTGAATGGATCGAAGGCCGCTTGCTGCACGAAGGCGTGGCGGTCGGCCCCGATGAGAAAGCGGCCATCTGGTCGGCGCTGGGAAGTCTCGCCGGTGCGCCGCTGGAGCAGCGCACGATGACGGGGCTTTCCGTGCTGCTGCAATCGAACGCGCTGCGGCAGGCGCTGTCGCCTTACGTGCTCGGCGGCGCCCACGGCAAGCTGCTGGACGCCGATCACGATCGGATGGGCATGGCCGACGTGCAGTGCTTCGAGATGGAGGAGTTGATGCACAGCAAGGCCGCCGTCATGGCCGTGCTGCATTACCTCTTTGCGCGTTTCGATGAACGCTTCGACGGTGCGCCCACGCTGCTGATCCTCGATGAAGCCTGGCTGTTCCTCGATGACCCGGCGTTTGCCGCGCGTATCCGCCAGTGGCTCAAGACGCTGCGCAAGAAGAACGTCAGCGTCATCTTCGCCACGCAGAGCCTCGCCGACATCAAGGATTCGAGCATCGCGCCCGCGATCATCGAGAGCTGCGCGAGTCGGATTTTCTTGCCCAACCCGCAGGCGACCGAACCGCAGATTCGCACGATCTACGAGGGCTTCGGCCTCAACAAGCGGCAGATCGAAATCGTCGCCACCGCGCAGCCCAAGCGCGACTACTACTACCAATCCCGCCTCGGCAACCGCCTGTTCGACCTCGACCTGGGGCCGGCGGCGCTGGCCTTCGCGGGCGCATCCACGCCGCAAGACCAGCGCGACATAGACCGCGTGCTGCTGGACGCCGGCGTACCCGGTTTCGCGGGCGCGTGGCTGCGCCATCGCGGCCTCGATTGGGCGGCCGACCTGCTGCCCTCGTTCCCCGGCCTCGCGCCGGGTTCCCTCGCTGACCAACCCCAGGAGAACCTGCCATGA
- the trbJ gene encoding P-type conjugative transfer protein TrbJ, with translation MKKRLIAAAIAAMLCTATAHAQWVVIDPTNLVQNTLTAIRTLEQINNQIQQLQNEAQMLMNQARNLASLPSSVVGQLRANLATTERLIAQARGLAYDVTNLDREFARLYPEQYAATVSGDQMYRDAQERWKNTLNGLQTTMQMQAQVSQNLGEDESVLADLVGKSQSAQGALQAMQAMNQLLALQAKQSIQSQRLQITQDRAASLELARQAAATERAREVRRRFLGDGTQYTPQRVDFYGN, from the coding sequence ATGAAGAAGCGCCTTATCGCCGCCGCCATCGCGGCCATGCTTTGCACTGCCACCGCCCATGCGCAATGGGTGGTGATCGACCCCACGAACCTCGTGCAGAACACGCTGACTGCAATCCGCACGCTGGAGCAGATCAACAACCAGATCCAGCAGCTTCAGAACGAAGCGCAGATGCTGATGAACCAGGCGCGCAACCTCGCCAGCCTGCCGTCCAGCGTGGTCGGCCAGTTGCGCGCCAATCTGGCGACGACCGAGCGGCTGATCGCCCAGGCTCGCGGCTTGGCCTACGACGTGACGAATCTGGATCGGGAGTTTGCGCGCCTGTATCCCGAGCAGTACGCCGCCACGGTGAGCGGCGACCAGATGTACCGCGACGCGCAGGAGCGTTGGAAGAACACCCTCAACGGCTTGCAGACCACGATGCAGATGCAGGCCCAGGTGTCGCAGAACCTGGGCGAAGACGAAAGCGTGCTGGCCGATCTCGTGGGCAAGAGCCAGTCGGCTCAAGGTGCGTTGCAAGCCATGCAGGCCATGAACCAGTTGCTGGCATTGCAGGCCAAGCAGTCGATCCAGTCGCAACGGCTCCAGATCACGCAGGATCGTGCGGCCTCGCTGGAACTGGCGCGGCAGGCGGCGGCCACCGAGCGCGCCCGCGAGGTGCGGCGACGTTTCCTGGGCGATGGCACGCAGTACACGCCGCAGCGCGTGGATTTCTACGGCAACTGA
- a CDS encoding EexN family lipoprotein gives MRCVLALGVVLLAACGEQPADHHVDALAADPMRLKALRAQCAADRQATGEDACRAAAEAFRRRFFSGEAGPDEYQTLADLPSIPPSFDEPADGVAPAPPTEPEGTP, from the coding sequence ATGCGATGCGTCCTCGCCCTTGGTGTCGTGCTGCTGGCCGCTTGCGGCGAGCAGCCGGCCGACCACCATGTCGATGCCCTGGCCGCCGATCCCATGCGGCTCAAGGCATTGCGCGCGCAATGCGCGGCCGACCGGCAGGCCACGGGCGAGGACGCTTGTCGCGCCGCCGCCGAAGCCTTCCGACGGCGCTTCTTTTCCGGCGAGGCCGGGCCAGATGAATACCAGACGCTGGCCGACCTGCCGTCGATCCCACCGAGCTTCGATGAGCCAGCCGATGGCGTAGCGCCGGCACCGCCGACCGAACCGGAGGGCACGCCATGA